One part of the Sporosarcina ureae genome encodes these proteins:
- the rplK gene encoding 50S ribosomal protein L11, with amino-acid sequence MAKKVTKVVKLQIPAGKANPAPPVGPALGQAGVNIMGFCKEFNARTADQAGLIIPVEISVFEDRSFTFITKTPPAAVLLKVAANVQKGSGEPNKNKVATVKRDKVREIAEQKMPDLNAASVEAAMAMVEGTARSMGFKIED; translated from the coding sequence GTGGCTAAAAAAGTTACTAAAGTAGTGAAATTGCAAATTCCAGCTGGTAAAGCAAATCCAGCACCACCAGTAGGGCCGGCATTAGGTCAAGCAGGTGTTAACATTATGGGATTCTGTAAAGAATTTAACGCTCGTACAGCAGATCAAGCTGGTCTAATTATTCCAGTAGAAATCTCAGTATTCGAGGACCGTTCATTTACATTTATCACAAAAACTCCGCCGGCAGCAGTATTGCTGAAGGTTGCAGCAAACGTTCAAAAGGGTTCAGGTGAGCCTAATAAAAACAAAGTTGCTACAGTTAAGCGTGATAAAGTTAGAGAAATCGCAGAACAAAAGATGCCAGACTTAAACGCGGCGTCAGTTGAAGCGGCGATGGCAATGGTCGAAGGTACTGCTCGCAGTATGGGATTCAAAATCGAAGACTGA
- the rplA gene encoding 50S ribosomal protein L1, translated as MAKRGKKFVDAAKLVDRTATYSAKEAIELAKNTSTTNFDATVEVAFRLGIDTRKNDQQIRGAVVLPNGTGKTQRVLVFAKGEKVKEAEAAGADYVGDAELIAKIQQGWFDFDVIVATPDMMGEVGKIGRVLGPKGLMPNPKTGTVTFDVTKAIEEIKAGKVEYRADKAGIIHAPIGKASFDNEKLEENFLTIFETIQKAKPASAKGTFMKSVNVTTTMGPAVKVDPSSVTIKK; from the coding sequence ATGGCTAAAAGAGGTAAAAAATTCGTAGATGCAGCGAAGCTTGTAGATCGTACTGCTACATACTCTGCGAAAGAAGCAATTGAACTTGCTAAAAATACAAGTACTACTAATTTTGATGCAACTGTTGAAGTAGCTTTCCGTCTTGGTATTGATACTCGTAAAAATGATCAGCAAATCCGTGGGGCAGTTGTACTTCCAAACGGTACTGGTAAAACTCAACGCGTATTAGTATTCGCTAAAGGTGAAAAAGTTAAAGAAGCAGAAGCTGCAGGCGCAGACTATGTAGGCGATGCAGAACTTATTGCTAAAATTCAACAAGGTTGGTTCGATTTCGACGTAATCGTTGCTACACCTGACATGATGGGCGAAGTTGGTAAGATTGGTCGCGTACTTGGACCAAAAGGTCTTATGCCAAACCCGAAAACTGGTACAGTAACATTTGACGTAACGAAAGCTATTGAAGAAATCAAAGCAGGTAAAGTTGAATACCGTGCGGACAAAGCTGGAATTATCCATGCGCCAATCGGAAAAGCATCCTTCGATAACGAGAAGTTGGAAGAAAACTTCTTGACGATCTTTGAAACTATTCAAAAAGCTAAACCAGCTTCAGCAAAAGGAACATTCATGAAATCAGTAAACGTTACGACAACTATGGGTCCTGCTGTTAAAGTAGATCCGTCAAGCGTTACTATTAAAAAATAA